The stretch of DNA TATTTTGCTTTTTAATTAGGCATCAATATTAGCATAAATAGCATTCTTTTCAATAAAATCTCTACGAGGTGGCACTTCATCCCCCATTAGCATAGAGAAAATCCTATCGGCTTCTGTGCCATTATCTATTTGTACTAAACGCATCGTTCTAAACTCAGGATTCATAGTAGTATCCCAAAGCTGTTCTGCATTCATCTCTCCAAGACCTTTATAACGCTGTATTTTACTTCCGTCTCCAAACTCAGCTACAATTTCGTCACGCTCTTTATCACTCCATGCATATTGTTTTTTAGCACCTCTTTTAACTAAATACAAGGGAGGTGTTGCTATATATATATGCCCATTCTCTATTAATTCTTTCATATATCTAAAAAAGAATGTTAAAATTAAAGTTGCAATGTGACTACCATCAATATCGGCATCACACATAATAACTACTTTATGATAACGTAATTTAGAAAGGTTTAATTCTTTACTATCTTCTTCGGTACCTATGGTAACTCCCAGTGCTGTAAATATATTTTTAATCTCTTCATTTTCGAATACCTTATGTTGCATAGCTTTTTCAACATTCAATATTTTTCCACGAAGCGGAAGTATGGCTTGAAAAGCTCTATCACGACCTTGTTTGGCTGTTCCTCCCGCCGAATCTCCCTCAACAAGGAAAACTTCACATTTTGCAGGATCCTGTTCAGAACAATCAGATAATTTTCCAGGTAGCCCTCCAATAGACATAACAGTTTTACGCTGAACCATTTCACGTGCTTTCTGAGCAGCATGACGTGCCTGAGCTGCTAAAATCACCTTCTGAACAATGGTTTTTGCATCATCTGGGTGCTCTTCCAAATAATCCGTAAGCATTTCAGAAACCGCTTGACTTACAGAAGCCGACACTTCCCTATTTCCTAACTTTGTTTTTGTTTGTCCTTCAAATTGAGGTTCTTGAACCTTAACAGAAATAATTGCTGTTAACCCTTCACGGAAATCATCACCTGCAATATCGAATTTTAACTTATCCAACATTCCAGAACCATCCGCAAATTTTTTCAAAGTATGTGTTAATCCACGTCTAAATCCAGAAAGGTGTGTTCCTCCCTCATGGGTATTGATATTATTTACATAAGAGTGTAAATTTTCAGCATAAGATGTATTATAAATCATAGCAACCTCAACTGGCACACCATTCTTTTCACCTTCAAACGCAATAACATCTTTCATTAAAGGTTCTCGGGTGGCATCTAAATATTGGATAAATTCCTTTAACCCTTCTTCAGAATGAAACGTCTCTCCTTCAAATTCGCCATCTTCTTTTTTAGATCTTTTATCAACTAAATGAACTGTAATCCCTTTATTTAAATAAGCCAGTTCTCGCAAACGGCTTGCTAAAGTATCATAGCTATACTCTAAGGTTTGAGTAAAAATAGTAGAGTCTGGCTTAAAAGTAACCGTGGTTCCTCTTTTATCTGTATCACCAATAGATTTTACAGGGTACATGGCTTTTCCACGTTCATATTCCTGTTCGTAGATTTTACCTCCTCTATATACAGTTGCTTTTAGATGTTCTGATAGGGCATTCACACAACTTACACCCACACCGTGTAATCCACCAGATACTTTATAAGAATCTTTATCAAACTTACCACCAGCACCAATTTTAGTCATGACAACCTCAAGTGCTGAAACACCTTCTTTTTTAT from Flavivirga spongiicola encodes:
- the gyrB gene encoding DNA topoisomerase (ATP-hydrolyzing) subunit B; its protein translation is MSQEKEEFNKHNYSADSIQALEGMEHVRMRPSMYIGDVGTRGLHHLVYEVVDNSIDEALAGHCNNITVIINEDNSITTEDDGRGIPVDLHKKEGVSALEVVMTKIGAGGKFDKDSYKVSGGLHGVGVSCVNALSEHLKATVYRGGKIYEQEYERGKAMYPVKSIGDTDKRGTTVTFKPDSTIFTQTLEYSYDTLASRLRELAYLNKGITVHLVDKRSKKEDGEFEGETFHSEEGLKEFIQYLDATREPLMKDVIAFEGEKNGVPVEVAMIYNTSYAENLHSYVNNINTHEGGTHLSGFRRGLTHTLKKFADGSGMLDKLKFDIAGDDFREGLTAIISVKVQEPQFEGQTKTKLGNREVSASVSQAVSEMLTDYLEEHPDDAKTIVQKVILAAQARHAAQKAREMVQRKTVMSIGGLPGKLSDCSEQDPAKCEVFLVEGDSAGGTAKQGRDRAFQAILPLRGKILNVEKAMQHKVFENEEIKNIFTALGVTIGTEEDSKELNLSKLRYHKVVIMCDADIDGSHIATLILTFFFRYMKELIENGHIYIATPPLYLVKRGAKKQYAWSDKERDEIVAEFGDGSKIQRYKGLGEMNAEQLWDTTMNPEFRTMRLVQIDNGTEADRIFSMLMGDEVPPRRDFIEKNAIYANIDA